A window of Gudongella oleilytica genomic DNA:
GAACTTAAGGAACAAAAGGTAGCAGATGGAGGGGATGCAACACCACCAGCTGATCCAGAAAGAGAAGGGTATACTTTTGATAAATGGGTAGGTAACTATACAAATGTAACAAAAGATGAGATAGTTCAGGCAACCTATACAAAAGATACAGTATACTGGACAGTAACCTTCATTGACTGGGATGGAACAGAACTTAAGGAACAAAAGGTAGCAGATGGAGGGGATGCAACACCACCAGCTGATCCAGAAAGAGAAGGGTATACTTTTGATAAATGGGTAGGTAACTATACAAATGTAACAAAAGATGAGATAGTTCAGGCAACCTATACAAAAGATACAGTATACTGGACAGTAACCTTCATTGACTGGGATGGAACAGAACTTAAGGAACAAAAGGTAGCAGATGGAGGGGATGCAACACCACCAGCTGATCCAGAAAGAGAAGGGTATACTTTTGATAAATGGGTAGGTAACTATACAAATGTAACAAAAGATGAGATAGTTCAGGCAACCTATACAAAAGATACAGTATACTGGACAGTAACCTTCATTGACTGGGATGGAACAGAACTTAAGGAACAAAAGGTAGCAGATGGAGGGGATGCAACACCACCAGCTGATCCAGAAAGAGAAGGGTATACTTTTGATAAATGGGTAGGTAACTATACAAATGTAACAAAAGATGAGATAGTTCAGGCAACCTATACAAAAGATACAGTATACTGGACAGTAACCTTCATTGACTGGGATGGAACAGAACTTAAGGAACAAAAGGTAGCAGATGGAGGGGATGCAACACCACCAGCTGATCCAGAAAGAGAAGGGTATACTTTTGATAAATGGGTAGGTAACTATACAAATGTAACAAAAGATGAGATAGTTCAGGCAACCTATACAAAAGATACAGTATACTGGACAGTAACCTTCATTGGCTGGGATGGAACAGAACTTAAGGAACAAAAGGTAGCAGATGGAGGGGATGCAACACCACCAGCTGATCCAGAAAGAGAAGGGTATACTTTTGATAAATGGGTAGGTAACTATACAAATGTAACAAAAGATGAGATAGTTCAGGCAACCTATACAAAAGATACAGTATACTGGACAGTAACCTTCATTGACTGGGATGGAACAGAACTTAAGGAACAAAAGGTAGCAGATGGAGGGGATGCAACACCACCAGCTGATCCAGAAAGAGAAGGGTATACTTTTGATAAATGGGTAGGTAACTATACAAATGTAACAAAAGATGAGATAGTTCAGGCAACCTATACAAAAGATACAGTATACTGGACAGTAACCTTCATTGACTGGGATGGAACAGAACTTAAGGAACAAAAGGTAGCAGATGGAGGGGATGCAACACCACCAGCTGATCCAGAAAGAGAAGGGTATACCTTCTTAGGTTGGGATGGTAATTGGGAAAATGTAACAAAAGATGAGATAATAACTGCGGTTTACAGACCTAATACCCCTCCTGGGCCAGGACCAACTGAGGTTGAAAGGTTTACTGTAACATTTGTTGACTTTGACGGTACAGTTATAAAAACTCAAAGAGTTAACAGAGGAAACAGCGCAACTCCTCCAGGAAACCCAACAAGAGCAGGATGGAATTTTAGAGAGTGGGATGGAAATTGGACTAATGTTAGAAGAGATGAAACAGTAGTCGCGAGATATACTGAGTTGGAAATTGAAGTTATAGAAGAGCCACCAGTTCCAGAAGCTCCTCCAGTAGTAGTGCCACCAGTTGTTGAAGTTCCGGTTGAGCCAGTACCACAAGCTCCTGTTCTTCCAAAAACAGGAACATTTGGAGCAGGCGAAGCAGCTGGTATCGGAGCACTTCTAATGGCAATCGGCCTACTGATAAGAAAGAAGAAAGACGCATAGCAGCACCAACAAATATTGAATAATCAACCCAAAGGGTGTAAACTGTAATAGACAGTCTACACCCTTTTTATGGTATGACGGGCATGCCATCTGTCTGTGGTGAAAGTCCACAAGGGGCGTAATTGCCGACGAACCCAATAGCGACTTGCAAGGTTCACATCGTGAGGTGTGGGCGAGAGGAAGCAATAGCGAAATCGTAGCCTGACGGACAGAAACCTGATACCAAGGCTTGCATGGAGGATAAGCTGGCCATAAGCGGCGAAGTCCAAAAGGCAATCGTAACCCATGCGGGTAGATCAGGCAGGTAGACGAGGAAAGACATTCGGCTTATCCCGTGAGGTCTCATGGGCGGCCTAAACCGTAGTAACAACGAACCATGAGAAGTCAGCAGAGGTCATAGTACTTGGAAACAAGGAAGGACCGAACAATTCAAAGTCAAATGGACTTACAGATGTAAGTGCATAGGCCTGACGAGAACCAAAGTAGCGAAGACGTAACGGAGCGAAAGGTTCACAGGAGGTAAGGCTAATATGCATGAAAGCAAAACAGGAAAAGGAGACAAATCATGTCACAACTAATGGACCAGATACTATCAAGAGAGAATATGCTGCTTGCATACAAAAAGGTAAAAGACAACAAAGGAGCAGGAGGCATAGACAACATAAGTGTAGACGGAATTGATGAATATCTGAAAGAGAACTGGGAAGATATCAAGGAACGTATCCGAAATCGAAAGTACAAACCACAACCGGTGCTGAGAGTAGAAATACCAAAGCCAAACGGAGGAGTACGAAAGCTTGGTATACCCACAGTGATGGACAGAATCATAGAGCAAGCAATAGTGCAAGCAATCACACCCATAGTAGAGCCACATTTCAGCGAATACAGCTATGGATTCAGACCGGGCAGACGAGCACAACAGGCAGTCATAAAACTATTAGAATATCTGAATGACGGATATATCTACATAGTTGATATTGACCTTGAGAAGTTCTTTGATAATGTACTACAAGATAAACTGATGACCCTTGTAGGCAAAATCATACAAGACCCAGACACAGAATCACTAATAGCTAAATATCTAAGGGCAGGTGTGATGTACAAGGGAAAGTATGAAGATACCAATAAAGGAACCCCGCAAGGAGGAAACCTCTCCCCAATACTGAGTAACATCATGCTTAATGAACTTGACAAAGAGCTTGAAGCAAGAGGACTTAATTTTGTTAGATATGCAGATGACTGTGTAATAGCAGTAGGAAGTAGTGCAGCTGCCAACAGAGTTATGAACACCATAACAAAATGGATAGAGAGAAAACTCGGATTAAAAGTCAACGCAGAAAAGACAAGAACCACAAAACCAACAAAGCTAAAATATTTAGGGTTTGGTTTTGTGAAGATGGATGGTAAATGGGAGGCAAGGCCTCATCAGGACTCCCTAGTCAAATTCAAGAGTAAACTCAAGCAGCTCACAAAACGCTCATGGTCAATCAGCATGGACGACAGAATCAAGAGGCTTAATTGAGTAATCAGAGGATGGATAAACTACTTTCGAATCGGTAAAATGAAGACTAATATGATACGAATAGATGAACACTTGCGTACAAGAATTCGTATCGTGATATGGAAGCAGTGGAAAACAAGTCAGAAGAGAATGTGGGGTTTAAGAAGACTCGGTGTACCGGAATGGATGGTAAGACAGTCGGTAGGGTTCAACAACCATTACCAGGCAGTGGCTAAAACCACAGGAGTACGCAAAATTACAAAAGAAATCCTCGCAAAGCGAGGACTCATTAGTTGTCTAGATTATTATTTGAATTGAACCGCCGTATGCCGAACGGCACGTACGGTGGTGTGAGAGGGGAATTAATTTTCCCCTACTCGATTTGATAAATTAGTTTATTGAGGATCTAACCCGTCATTTTGACCAGAAGGGCGGAATCTTTAGTGCTTAATTTTTTAAATTATTCACTGTTAATTGTTCATTGTTCATTTATTATTTACTAAACGGAGGTTTTCCATGAAAAAACAATTACTTTTGATCCTAATTATCCTATCGCTTCTCATCCCATCATCTGTCTTTGCAATAGACCAGAATGACATTTCCAGTCATCCCCAGACAGATATTTACTTGTTCCTTCAAGTTTATCAGTACATCAAGGAAGCTTATCCTCTGGAAATCGAAGACAAGACCTTGGTGGAGTCAGCATTGAAGGGAATGCTTGAATCCATCGATCCATATAGTGAATACTATACTGCTGAGGAAGCTGAGATACTTTATTCTGATGTATATGGAACTTTCTTTGGGGTTGGGCTGTATATAGAAAAATCAGGAGATTACATCAAAGTAATAGATACAATTGAGGGAGCAAATGCAAAGAGGGCTGGGGTCCTACCCAATGACCTTATAGTTTCTATAGATGGTGAAAGCACAAAGGATATGACCTCTTCTACTGCTGCAATAAAAATAAAGGGAGAAAAGGGTACCTTCGTTAAGCTAGGTATACAAAGAGAAGGCATAACTGGGCTTCTGCAATTTGAGATTCAAAGAGACGAGGTAAAGATAAACCCAGTAAGCTTCAGAATAATAAATGACCAAATAGGATATATCAAGCTAACTGAATTCAATAAAAATGCAGATGAGGAAATCAGTAAAGCACTCCAACAGTTTGACTCTATGTCCATACAGAAGGTGATCCTTGATGTAAGAAACAACCCAGGGGGGCTATTGGATCAGGCTATCAAGGTTTCCAGACTATTTGTGTCACAAGGACCAGTGGTCCACATCAGAGAAAAAGGGAAAGATCTTTACACCTATTATTCAGGAACTAAAGCATCCAAATATCAGCTTGTACTCCTTGTAAATGAAAACAGCGCATCAGCCTCTGAAATTCTTACAGGAGCAATAAAGGATAGGAAGGCAGGCATTATCGTAGGGAACAAGACCTTCGGTAAAGGCATTGTCCAATCCCTAATCCCACTTATGGATGGAGGACTTGTTAAGCTAACCACCGCAGAATACCTTACACCAGATCAAACCAGGATCCACGGCATTGGTATCCAACCAGATATCCAAATCGCCAACACAGCCGAGGAAGATTTGCAGCTTAAAAAAGCGGTCCAACTCTTGAGCGGAAAGTAGGGATAATGAATTCACAATGCACAAATCACAAATCACAATTTAAGGAGACAAAATGACAGCTAATGTAATAGAAGAAAAATCGTACAAATTTGCTTTAACAATTATAAAGATATTTAAAGAATTATCCTTGAATAATGAATATGTATTATCTAAACAATTACTGAGATCGGGAACAAGTATTGGAGCCAATGTAGTTGAGGGCTTACGTGCACAAAGCAGAAAAGACTTTATATCAAAGATGAATATTGCACTCAAAGAAGCCAATGAGACTGAATACTGGATAAGGCTCTTAATAGATTCAGGATATTTAGATTCACAGAAAAACTCAGGGCTTCTCACTGACTGTAAGGAATTATGCAAGATACTAAATTCAATTGTAAAAACTTCACGTCAAAATTTAGCGGATAATATTAACGAAGATCCTGAGAATTATATTATTGAGTTTACTTGTGAATCGTGAATTGAGTTCTATAAACTGTAGATTATATTTTATCTGTGAATTGAGAACAGTGAGTTTAAATTATCTTTTATCTGTGATTTGTGAATTGTGAACTGTGAATTAGAATTGCCACACAAATGTAACACACCTGTAATGTCATTACACACTTTATTGTGGTATTATAAGCACATAAACAAATAAAAATGTGGCAACTTGTGGGCAATTCCCATTGTTACATTTTTGTTACACAGGCATCTTTGGCTTGATTTAACCAGCCCCTGATGCTATAATCAAGTGTAGAATGGTGGCAGTTAAGAGATTGATTGCCATTTTCTGCGAACAAATCAGAAGAGGTTTGGAGGAATGACCTTCTGATAAAAGCCAATATTCCTTCAGGAAACAATAATATACTTTATAAGGAGGGTTTTATTGATGAAGAAAAGTTTAGCATTAGTATTAGCACTAGTCATGGTGCTGAGCAGCTTCAGCTTCGTATCAGCAGCTCCAGATTTTGCTGATGTTCAAGGGACAATTTACGAAGACGCTGTCGGCAGACTAGAATTACTAGAAGTACTGAAAGGTTATCCAGATGGAACTTTCAAGCCTAATGATCTAATAACTAGAGCAGAATTTGCTGCTGTTGCTGTTAGAATAAGAGGTTTGGAGTCAGTTGCAGTAGCTTCTAAAGGTCTTCCATCAGGATTTTCTGATGTACCTGCAGGACACTGGGCAGCTGGATATGTAGGAGTAGCAGCAAGCACTGGTATCGTTAAAGGTATCGGCAACGGATTGTTTGCTCCAAATGCACCTGTTAAATATGAAGAAGCTGTAACTATGCTTGTTAGAGCTCTTGGATATGAGCCAGATGCATTAAGTAAGGGTGGTTATCCTTATGGTCATTTAATAGTGGCTAATGAAATTGATCTTCTTGATGACGCAGATGGAGTTATGGGAATGCCAGCAGTTAGAGGACTAGTTGCTCTATTGACTGATAACGCTCTTGAAATTCCAATGATGATTCAAGTTGGATTCGGATCAGAAGCAAAATGGGTTATTTCTGGGAAAGAAGGAACTGACAAAGAGTATCTTCTAAGCAGAATTGGCGTTGACGAAATTGAAGGTATGGTTGACGGTAATTTCAGAGTTTCATCAAAACTTGATGCTGATGAAATTACAATTGATGGAACAGTTTATGAAGTTTCAGCAAGCGTCGATGTAGATGCTATACTTGGACTAGAAGTAACAGCATGGGAAAAGAATGATGTAGTATTTGCTGTAGCAATCGAAACTGATGAAGCTGATATAGCATACGATGTAGTAAAAACAGCATCGACAGATGATGATGTTTATTTGACAGTTCTGGACGACGATTATGATTGGGCTAACAGAGCAGTTGTATATGTAAACAACGTAAAAGTTGATTTAGATGAAGTTGCAGCAGATGTTTATGGTAGATTCGTATTTAATGAAGATGATGAAATAACATTTGCTTATCTGTTTGACTTCGAAGATATGGGAGTTGTAACAGCTATTGACTCAACAGACATGGAATTTGCAAGTGTCATGTCAATAGGTCTTGATGATTTAGAGCTTGACGAAGCTGAAGAGATTTATGTCTTCACAAAAGAATTATCAGCTGGTAAATTAGAAGACGTTAAAGCTGGATCATCTTTATTCTTCTGGATCGATGCAGATGACAACTATTACTTCGTTGTTACAGATGAGGTAGTTGAAGGTACTCTTGAAGCAGTTAGAGTAACAGACAGCAGATTGACTGTAGAAGGCAAAACTATTTCAAAAGCAGCTGATGCGATGTACTCAGATGATGAGATGGATAGCTTTACTGCATGGACAGTATATACTGATGTAACTGGATTTGTTGACGAAGAAGTAGCGGTATATATGAACCTTGCTGGCAAAGCAATGATTCTTGTTACTGACACTGAAGCTACAAGTGACACAATGTACGGTATAGCAACTTGGTTTACAGATGCAAGAACTCCTAAACTTTCAGTTTTCACAGCTGATGGTGAAGAGGTTGATTATGCATTTGAAAGCAGAACAATGGTTACACCTTATGACAAAGTATATACGACAACAGGAGCAGGAGTTGTTATTGCTGTTGAATTCGAACTTAACAAAGATGGTGAAATTGAGACTATAGAAGATTACGTAGCAGCTGATGCAAAGGATCTTACTAAGCTCGTTGACAAATCGTACTTTGAGTGGAACTCTGAAAGATACTATCTGACAGATAACACAATAATATTTAAAGCACTTAACAAGGATGCTGAGCTTGACCCATCGATTATTAAAGTTGATGATATTAAAGACATGGCTATCTCAACTACAAGTGCAATAGTTGTTCGAGGAACAGGTAGAGACGCTGCTATGATCGTATTCCTTGATCCAGCTTTCAAAGCTGTTGACGAGACACAATACGGTATCGTTACAGGAGATCCTTACAGATCAGGAACAAACTATAAAGTTGAAATTGATGTAGTAGGTGAGGGCAAAGCTGTATATACTTTAGCAGCTCTTGGATCAGTTTCAAAGGGTGATTTGATAACATTTGTAATGAACAACTCTGGTAAAGCAGAAGTTACTATAGTTAACGAGATTCCTACTACTACAACTAATGCTGCAATAAAAGTAATCCATGAAATTGCAGGAGATTATGTAACAACTACTCCAGGTGGTGTTACTGTTAAGGTTAGTGCGGACACACTTTACTATGTAACTAAGACTGATGGTAAGCTTGATACCTCAACAAGATTCTCAAGAATTGATGAAGGCGATGCAGTTATTATGCTAGTAGATGATGGAATGGTTAAAGTAATGCTTAATGTTACTCCATTTACTGGTGCTACTCCTGAAGTAACTCCTACAGTTATAAAGATGGAATATAGCGCTACTAGTCCAGCAGCAATTAAACTTGAAGGACTAGATTCAGCTAAGACTTATTACGTTTCTGCGACAGTGGGAACTTCAGAAGAAATTCTTCCTGTAGGGACAATAACATCAGGGAAAGCTGAGGTTTTGATTTCGGCCTATGGTTTTACGGGTGTTAAGTCTACAGTGTTCAAGTTGTACGTAGGAACAAGTGCTACTCCAGTTAAGGAAGTTGGACCTTATCTAGTTGATTTCTAATAAATTCTAGATAATATTAATGTAATAAAGACCAGCTGATGCTGGTCTTTATTACAGACTGAAGACAAAGCTCAGCAATCAATTAAGATTGTTGAGCTTTTTTCATGCAATTAAGTCCGATTTTTCATTGCAATTCCAACATTTAGCCCTAATAATTTGATATAATATAGTTAATATCAGGGGGGTGTAAAATATGCTGACCAGGGATTCCAAAGAGAAAAAAGATCAAGTACAAATCTTTTCGATCGATCAAGTAGTGCCTAAAAACCACATCCTTAGAGACATAGACAGAGCTATAGATTTTTCATTCATCTATGACCTTGTAAAAGACAAATACTGCCTTGATAATGGTAGACCCAGCATAGACCCTGTTCTTTTAATCAAAACACTCTTCATACAATATCTTTTTGGAATAAGAAGCATGAGGCAAACCATGAGAGAAATCGAAGTAAATGTTGCATACAGATGGTTCCTTGGTTTAGATTTCTACGATGAAGTGCCTCATTTTACTACATTTGGTAACAACTACACCAGAAGATTCCAGGGCACAGATCTTTTCGAAAAAATATTTGAGCACATATTAGAGCAATGCTTTGAGAAGGGATATGTAAGCCCAGAGCTTCAATTCATAGATTCAACTCATGTAAAAGCAAGCGCCAACAGGCACAAACTTCAAAAAGTGAAAGTTCAAAGAGCCACAAGAACATACCAGAAAGAGCTGATTAAAGAAATCAACAAAGATAGAGAAGATCATGATAAAAAAGATTTGAAGCCACCTAAAGACGGAGACGAGAAAATAGTTGAGAAAACAGTAAGCACCACAGATCCTGAAAGTGGATTGTTCCACAAGGGAGAACATAAAGATGTATTTGCATACAGTGTTCAGACAAGTTGTGATAAGAATGGGTGGATATTAGGATTTGAGGTATATCCAGGAAATGAGAATGACAGCGTCACCTTCAGTGATTTTTTCAAGAAGATAGAGTCACTTGAACAAAAACAATAGTAATGGATGCAGGCTACAAAACGCCGTACATAGCAAAAACACTCTTAGATAAAGGGATCCTTCCAATACTGCCATACACAAGACCGAAGGGTGTAAGAGGTCAGATAAATAGATCAGATAAATAGATCAGAACACACTTATGACCCTCATAATGACAGTTATATTTGCCCAGAGAATCAAACATTGGAGTACAAAACAACCAACAGAGAAGGCCATAGAGAATACAAAAGCAATCCCAAAATCTGCAAGAATTGCAGCAGACTTGAAGAATGTACTAAAAGCAAAAATAGTACAAAGATAATCACTAGGCATATATGGCAAAATTACATAGAGGCATGTGAAGCAATCCGATATACACAGGATGGCAAAGCATTGTACAAGCTAAGGAAAGAAACCATAGAAAGGATCTTTGGAACTGCCAAAGAGTCTCATGGTTTTAGATACACAACCATGATAGGAGCTGAGAAAATGGGGTACAAGGCAGCTCTTACTTATGCATGTTTAAATTTGAAGAAGCTGTCGAAGATGTTGAGAAAAGATGGGAAATTGGGTGTGAACCCAGTAAAAATCGAGGGTTTATTTTAGATAGAGTACAAAATATCTTACTAAATTATTTAAATGAGCAAACCCTCGTAAGTGCACAATAATAGATGTATTCACAATTCCTAACTAAAGTGTAAAAATTAATATGATTAGACTTTGATAGTGTTTGTAAGTTGCGAACACTATCAAACACTTTAGGAGGGATACTTAATGGATATGAGAAGCTTGAACCATCAGGCGAGTTTAAGAGAATGGCGTGAACTGATATCAGAATGCAGGAACAGTGGCAAATCTGTGAGGAACTGGTGCGAGGAGAACTCAGTAAGCCCAAGTAAATATTACTACTGGCTAAGAGCAATAAGAAACGAGTCCCTTGTACTTGCAAGGAAAAGCCTGGCTGTTCCAGCTCAACAGTTCGCACAGGTATTGGTAAAGGAAGATGAACAGGATATTTCTGCTTCCAGCGGGACATGTGCGATTCTCAAATCTGGACCATTTTCTCTTGAGATACACAATGGAGCAGATCTTAAAGTCCTTGAACATACTCTAAGGATAATCGGGAACTTATGCTAGCAGATCTTGGAGGGTTCCTTAAGATATATATCGCCTGTGGTCATACCGATATGAGAAAACAAATAGATGGTCTGGCAGCCATCGTATCAAAGAACTTCAACCTGGATCCCTTCGAAAAAAGTCTTTTTCTCTTCTGTGGGAGAAAGAGAGACAGATTAAAAGCACTCCTATGGGAGGGAGATGGATTTCTACTCATGTACAAAAGATTAGAGGGTGGCAAATTCAACTGGCCTAAGGATGAAACAGATGTAATGGAACTGACACCACAACAATACCGATGGCTGATGGAGGGACTCTCCATCCACCAGAAGAAAACAATACAGAGAGTTGAAGATAAAATGATATTATGAAGGCCTGAAGCTATTGAAAAATACATAGTTACGGGCCTTTTTTAGATTGTTTTTGAACTCTCTAAATGGTATAATAAGGCATAGGTAAATACAACCAGAAAGGCTAAATTCCAATGAATGATAGCTCCCTGATAAAGACGCTTCAACAAACAATTGAATCTCAGAACAAGACCATAGAGGGCCTTAGAGAAGAGCTAAAAAGGGCCAATGAGAACATGGAGTATCTCATAAAGAAACTCTATGGGAGAAAGACAGAAAAGACCGCTGCAATAGACGGTCAGCTTATCATTGGAGAAATGGCATTGGAAATATTCAATGAAGCAGAGGTTGAAACAGACGATTCAATACTTGAACCTGTACCCTTCGAGGAACCTGTCAAGAGAACCAGAAAAGGATACAAGAGAAAGGATCTGTTCAAGGACCTACCACAACAGGATCAGATATATAAGCTTGATAAATCACAGCAGACATGCCCGATAGATGGAAGCAGTCTATCAGTAGTCGGCAATAAGTTCCTGCGTTCAGAAATCAAATACATACCTGCAGAAATAAGCATCATAAATATATATCAGGAAAGCTACGAATGCAAAACCTGTAAAAAGGAGAATAGACCAGGCATATTCAATCCATACACACCAGAGCCAGTACTCCAGCATTCCTATGCAACCGCATCAAGTGTAGCCTTTACGATGTATCAAAAATTCGTCCAGT
This region includes:
- the tnpB gene encoding IS66 family insertion sequence element accessory protein TnpB (TnpB, as the term is used for proteins encoded by IS66 family insertion elements, is considered an accessory protein, since TnpC, encoded by a neighboring gene, is a DDE family transposase.), giving the protein MLADLGGFLKIYIACGHTDMRKQIDGLAAIVSKNFNLDPFEKSLFLFCGRKRDRLKALLWEGDGFLLMYKRLEGGKFNWPKDETDVMELTPQQYRWLMEGLSIHQKKTIQRVEDKMIL
- a CDS encoding S41 family peptidase yields the protein MKKQLLLILIILSLLIPSSVFAIDQNDISSHPQTDIYLFLQVYQYIKEAYPLEIEDKTLVESALKGMLESIDPYSEYYTAEEAEILYSDVYGTFFGVGLYIEKSGDYIKVIDTIEGANAKRAGVLPNDLIVSIDGESTKDMTSSTAAIKIKGEKGTFVKLGIQREGITGLLQFEIQRDEVKINPVSFRIINDQIGYIKLTEFNKNADEEISKALQQFDSMSIQKVILDVRNNPGGLLDQAIKVSRLFVSQGPVVHIREKGKDLYTYYSGTKASKYQLVLLVNENSASASEILTGAIKDRKAGIIVGNKTFGKGIVQSLIPLMDGGLVKLTTAEYLTPDQTRIHGIGIQPDIQIANTAEEDLQLKKAVQLLSGK
- the tnpA gene encoding IS66 family insertion sequence element accessory protein TnpA; the protein is MDMRSLNHQASLREWRELISECRNSGKSVRNWCEENSVSPSKYYYWLRAIRNESLVLARKSLAVPAQQFAQVLVKEDEQDISASSGTCAILKSGPFSLEIHNGADLKVLEHTLRIIGNLC
- the ltrA gene encoding group II intron reverse transcriptase/maturase; translated protein: MDQILSRENMLLAYKKVKDNKGAGGIDNISVDGIDEYLKENWEDIKERIRNRKYKPQPVLRVEIPKPNGGVRKLGIPTVMDRIIEQAIVQAITPIVEPHFSEYSYGFRPGRRAQQAVIKLLEYLNDGYIYIVDIDLEKFFDNVLQDKLMTLVGKIIQDPDTESLIAKYLRAGVMYKGKYEDTNKGTPQGGNLSPILSNIMLNELDKELEARGLNFVRYADDCVIAVGSSAAANRVMNTITKWIERKLGLKVNAEKTRTTKPTKLKYLGFGFVKMDGKWEARPHQDSLVKFKSKLKQLTKRSWSISMDDRIKRLN
- a CDS encoding four helix bundle protein, which gives rise to MTANVIEEKSYKFALTIIKIFKELSLNNEYVLSKQLLRSGTSIGANVVEGLRAQSRKDFISKMNIALKEANETEYWIRLLIDSGYLDSQKNSGLLTDCKELCKILNSIVKTSRQNLADNINEDPENYIIEFTCES
- a CDS encoding S-layer homology domain-containing protein gives rise to the protein MKKSLALVLALVMVLSSFSFVSAAPDFADVQGTIYEDAVGRLELLEVLKGYPDGTFKPNDLITRAEFAAVAVRIRGLESVAVASKGLPSGFSDVPAGHWAAGYVGVAASTGIVKGIGNGLFAPNAPVKYEEAVTMLVRALGYEPDALSKGGYPYGHLIVANEIDLLDDADGVMGMPAVRGLVALLTDNALEIPMMIQVGFGSEAKWVISGKEGTDKEYLLSRIGVDEIEGMVDGNFRVSSKLDADEITIDGTVYEVSASVDVDAILGLEVTAWEKNDVVFAVAIETDEADIAYDVVKTASTDDDVYLTVLDDDYDWANRAVVYVNNVKVDLDEVAADVYGRFVFNEDDEITFAYLFDFEDMGVVTAIDSTDMEFASVMSIGLDDLELDEAEEIYVFTKELSAGKLEDVKAGSSLFFWIDADDNYYFVVTDEVVEGTLEAVRVTDSRLTVEGKTISKAADAMYSDDEMDSFTAWTVYTDVTGFVDEEVAVYMNLAGKAMILVTDTEATSDTMYGIATWFTDARTPKLSVFTADGEEVDYAFESRTMVTPYDKVYTTTGAGVVIAVEFELNKDGEIETIEDYVAADAKDLTKLVDKSYFEWNSERYYLTDNTIIFKALNKDAELDPSIIKVDDIKDMAISTTSAIVVRGTGRDAAMIVFLDPAFKAVDETQYGIVTGDPYRSGTNYKVEIDVVGEGKAVYTLAALGSVSKGDLITFVMNNSGKAEVTIVNEIPTTTTNAAIKVIHEIAGDYVTTTPGGVTVKVSADTLYYVTKTDGKLDTSTRFSRIDEGDAVIMLVDDGMVKVMLNVTPFTGATPEVTPTVIKMEYSATSPAAIKLEGLDSAKTYYVSATVGTSEEILPVGTITSGKAEVLISAYGFTGVKSTVFKLYVGTSATPVKEVGPYLVDF
- a CDS encoding group II intron maturase-specific domain-containing protein is translated as MRGWINYFRIGKMKTNMIRIDEHLRTRIRIVIWKQWKTSQKRMWGLRRLGVPEWMVRQSVGFNNHYQAVAKTTGVRKITKEILAKRGLISCLDYYLN
- a CDS encoding InlB B-repeat-containing protein, with the protein product MKKGFRRLLTFLLVFSMIAGMGVSIAVTNYQSAKDITITGNSTNNHTSAVYAWLDSSGNMYVAVQSTHMMSSTMILGGSISSSNSVEQAEGEYLSLNGTNVAPNTEVSGNVNNARWTIYKFNKSILESGTKSIFVEGIGGGHDLKGQSILVPGPWTVTFIDWDGTELKEQKVADGGDATPPADPEREGYTFDKWVGNYTNVTKDEIVQATYTKDTVYWTVTFIDWDGTELKEQKVADGGDATPPADPEREGYTFDKWVGNYTNVTKDEIVQATYTKDTVYWTVTFIDWDGTELKEQKVADGGDATPPADPEREGYTFDKWVGNYTNVTKDEIVQATYTKDTVYWTVTFIDWDGTELKEQKVADGGDATPPADPEREGYTFDKWVGNYTNVTKDEIVQATYTKDTVYWTVTFIDWDGTELKEQKVADGGDATPPADPEREGYTFDKWVGNYTNVTKDEIVQATYTKDTVYWTVTFIDWDGTELKEQKVADGGDATPPADPEREGYTFDKWVGNYTNVTKDEIVQATYTKDTVYWTVTFIDWDGTELKEQKVADGGDATPPADPEREGYTFDKWVGNYTNVTKDEIVQATYTKDTVYWTVTFIGWDGTELKEQKVADGGDATPPADPEREGYTFDKWVGNYTNVTKDEIVQATYTKDTVYWTVTFIDWDGTELKEQKVADGGDATPPADPEREGYTFDKWVGNYTNVTKDEIVQATYTKDTVYWTVTFIDWDGTELKEQKVADGGDATPPADPEREGYTFLGWDGNWENVTKDEIITAVYRPNTPPGPGPTEVERFTVTFVDFDGTVIKTQRVNRGNSATPPGNPTRAGWNFREWDGNWTNVRRDETVVARYTELEIEVIEEPPVPEAPPVVVPPVVEVPVEPVPQAPVLPKTGTFGAGEAAGIGALLMAIGLLIRKKKDA